AGGCCGGCCAGATGATGACGGTCGAGTGGCGGGGCAAGCCCGTCTGGATCGTCAACCGTACGGACGAAGCCCTGGCGAGCCTGGGTGAGGTCACCGGTGAACTGGCCGACCCCGCGTCCGAGATGCCGCAGCAGCCGGAGTACGTTTCCGACGAAACGCGGTCGATCAAACCCAACATGATGGTGATGCTGGGCGTCTGCACGCACCTCGGGTGTGCGCCCACATACCGGCCAGAAATCGCACCGCCGGATCTCGGCGCCGACTGGCTCGGGGGATTCTTCTGCCCGTGCCACGGCTCGAAGTTCGATTTTGCCGGTCGGGTTTACAGCGGTGTGCCCGCGCCGACCAACCTCGAGGTGCCGCCCCACTCCTACGTGAGCGACACGCTTGTCTTGATTGGCGTTGATCAGGAGGCTGCGTAATGGCCGATGCCAAGAAAGGGGCCTTCATGACGTGGGTCGACGATCGTTTCCCGTTCACGGAGACGATGCAGTACCACATGACGAAGTACTACGCACCGAAGAACTTCAACTTCTGGTATTACTTCGGCGTGCTCTCGATGGTCATGCTCGTGATTCAGATCGTCACGGGCATTTTCCTGACGATGAACTACAAGCCGGACGGGGCGAAGGCCTTCGCCTCGGTCGAGTACATCATGCGCGACGTCAACTTTGGCGACATCCTGCGCTACATGCACTCCACGGGCGCAAGCTTCTTCTTCATCGTGGTCTACCTGCACATGTTCCGTGCCCTGCTGTACGGCTCTTACCAGAAGCCGCGTGAGCTGATCTGGGTATTCGGCATGGTGATCTACCTGTGTCTGATGGCCGAGGCGTTCATGGGCTACCTGCTGCCCTGGGGCCAGATGTCCTACTGGGGTGCGCAGGTCATCATCAACCTGTTCAACACCATCCCGTGGATCGGCCCGGCGCTGACCGAGTGGATTCGCGGCGACTACATCGTCTCCGACATCACGCTCAACCGCTTCTTCGCGTTCCACGTGATCGCCTTGCCGCTGGTGCTCGCTGCCCTGGTGTTTCTGCACATCGTCGCCTTGCACCATGTCGGGTCGAACAACCCCGATGGCATCGACATCAAGAAGAACAAGGACGAGAACGGCGTGCCGAAAGACGGCATTGCGTTCCACCCGTACTACACCGTCAAGGACACCTTCGGCCTCTCGGTCTTCCTGACTTTTTTCTTCGCCGTGGTGTTTTTCATGCCGGAAATGGGTGGCTACTTTCTCGAGCATGCCAACTTCATCCCGGCTGACCCGCTGAAAACCCCCGAGCACATTGCACCGGTGTGGTACTTCACGCCGTTCTACGCGATGCTCCGCGCGGTCCCGCCGATTGCCGGGTCGGCCTTCCCCGGTGTGCTCGTGATGTTCGGCGCAATCATCGTGCTGTTCTTCCTCCCGTGGATCGACCGCGGCAAGGTGCGCTCGATCCGCTACCGCTCTGCGCTCTACAAGGTGCTGCTCGGTCTGTTTGCCGTGTCGTTCATCGTGCTCGGCTACTACGGTATCCAGCCGCCCTCGTTCTGGGGCACCCTGTTGTCGCGTATCTGCACCTTCTACTACTTCGCCTATTTCGCGCTGCTGTGGTGGATGAGCGGAAACGAGAACACCAAGCCCGTACCGGAGAGGGTCACATCATGAAGCGTGTGACCACCTGGGTGTTCGTGGCCACGCTGTCGCTGCTGGCACCGCAACTCGTGCTCGCAGCGGGCTCCAAGTACCCGCTGGAGAGCCCGCAGATTGACGTCGGCAACGAGCGCTCGCTCCAGCGCGGCGCCAAAACCTTTGTCAACTACTGCATGACCTGCCACAGCCTGGCGTACATGCGCTACGCGCGGGTCGCGGAGGACCTCGGCATCCCGCCCAAGCTGGTTGAAGACAACCTGATCTTCGCGGCCGACGACGAGGGCAACCCGCTCAAGGTCACCAGCATGATGGAAAGCGGGATGTCGACCGACTACGGCAAGCAGGCCTTCGGTGTTGCACCGCCTGACCTGTCACTGACGGCGCGCTCACGGGGTGAGGCGTGGCTCTACACCTACCTCAAGAGCTTTTACGTCGACGAGGGCCGTGCGGGTCTGGGGTCGAACAACGCGGTGCTCAAGGGCTCGGCCATGCCGAACGTGCTCTGGCAACTGCAAGGACACCAGGCGCCGGTGTATTCCGACGACGGCAAGGAGCTCATCGGGGTCGAGTTGGTGAACGAGGGCAGCCAGAGCCCGCGGGAATTCGACAAGACGATCACCGATCTGGTCAATTTCCTGAGCTACGCCGCCGAGCCCGGACAGGAACGCCGCCGGGCCATGGGCTTTTGGGTGATATTATTCATGCTCGTGTTCTCATGCCTCGCGTGGGTTCTGAAGAAGGAGTACTGGCGCGACGTGCACTGACCACCGCTCCGCCACCAGCGGGTGACCCCTCCGGTCGCCTTGAGACGGGCCCACGCTGACCGTGTTGGGCCCGTTGCTTTTTTTAACGACTTGGCCGAAGAGCCCTGGAGAAAGACTGTGACCGCGATAACGCGACGTTCTGTCATGACGCTGTTTTCCGTTCCAACCGACTTGCACAGTCACCGTGTTCGGGTGGTGTTGTTCGAGAAAGACATCGTCGTGGAAATCGAGGATGTCGACCCGAACGCGTTGCCCGAAGAAGTCCTGGAAGTGAACCCGTCGAAAGCGATGCCGACGTTGGTCGATCGGGAACTGGTGTTGTACGACTCGCGCGTGATCTGCGAGTACCTGGACGAGCGGTTTCCACACCCGCCGCTGATGCCGATCGACCCGCTCTCGCGGGCCCAGGCCAGGCTTGCGCTCTACCACATCGAAAACGACTGGTATCCCCTGGCGCACCAACTCGAGACGGCGGGTGAGAAGAAGCGCACCGAGGCGCGCAAGCAGTTGCGCGAGCACCTGACCAACTCCGCCGAGATCTTCGGTGCGAAGCCGTTCCTCTTCTCCGACGAGTTCTCCATGATCGACGTCACGATCGCACCGCTCCTGTGGCGCTTGCCAAAGTACGGCGTGGACCTGCCGGCCAAAGCCAAGCCGATCAACGAGTATGCCGAGCGCATCTTCAAGCGCGACGGTTTCTCCGCCAGCTTGACCGAGCTGGAACGCGAGATGCGCTGATGGCTGAAGGCGATACGCCCATGACGTCCAGTCGCCCGTACCTGATACGGGCCATGTTTGACTGGATTGTCGACAACAACCTCACGCCGTACCTGTTGGTCGACACGACGCGGGACGGCGTCGAGGTGCCGATGGATTACGTCGACGAAGGGCGCATCGTGTTGAATATCGGACCGGGTGCGACGCGCAACCTCGAACTCGGCAGCAGCGAAATCACGTTCAGCGCCCGGTTCAACGGGCAAGCCATGTGGGTGACCGCCCCGGTGGCCGCTGTCTCGGCGATCTACGCCAAAGAGAACGGCCAGGGCATGATGTTCAGCGACGACGGTGACAACGGTCCCGGCGGCGACGTCGTGGACAGCCACGCCGGATCGTCGCCGGACGACGACGGACCGGACGACGACGGGCCGAAGCGCCCGCAGTTGCGCATCGTCAAGTAGCCTTCCGTCGCGTGGCGTCGGGCGACGTTCGACCTAGTGAGGCCTGACCGAGCGCGGCCTGACCGAGCGCGGCCCGACCGAACGCGGCCCGACCGAACGCGGCCGGTATCACCCCTCTCCCACAACGGCGTTCTGGATCCACTCCACGGTGCACTCGGCGTCGTCGGCGGCCTGCAGTGCCAGCACGTCGATTCGGCACGGACGTCGAGCCGACACCGCACGCGCCACGAGGTAGTGCTCGACCGCGCGCTTGAGCTTGCGCTGTTTGGGTGCGGTGACGCTCACTGCGGCGCCGCCGAAGGCCGCGTTGCGCCGGTAACGGACCTCGACGAAGACCAGCGTGTCGCGGTCGCGCATCACGAGGTCGATCTCACCCATGGCGCAGCGGTAGTTGCTCTCGATGTGACGCAGGCCGCGCTGCTCGAGCCAGTGCCGCGCCTGGCGCTCCGCTGCGAGACCGCGCGCGCGGCTAGTCAAGGGCGGGTGCGGTCTCGGTGCGCGGGTCGATTGGCTGGCTGTCGAACAGGTCGCCTGCACCGAAACTGTCCTCCGGCACCGCCGGGACCGGCTCACCCGGGTACGTGAACTCGACACGCCGTGGCAGGCCGCGGTTGAACTGGGCAAACGGCATCTGGCGCCGGACGCGCCCGTCGACGAGTGTCAATGTGCCGGTTTCACCGCCGAGCGCCGAGACGCTGCCCGTACTTAATGCGGGCAGGTTCAGCGCCAGTGTCATGGCGTCGTGGCCGAGTGCGAAGAAGCGGGCGAGTGGGCCGTCGTCGACGCCCAGCGCCTTGGCGGTCTGGCGCGCGACCTGCTCGCCGGCTTCGCCGTTGAGCAACCAGGGAATGTCGTTGAAAAAGACCTGGTTCAGGTCCCGATCGGTTTCGGCGCGTGGGCGACCGGCGTACACCAGCGAGGTCGACACCGTCGGGATGCGTTCGGCGCCGTGAAAGTCCAGTTGCGGTTTCAGCAGGCGGCCGAGTGCCGGTGACACCGGGATGAACAACGCTTCGATGTCCTGCCGCGGTGTGGTTTCGAAGGTCAGCTTGGTGCCGAGAGCCGCTTCGAGGCTTCGGCGGCGGGCCAGGCTCTGGTCGGTCAGCAGCAGCGTGCTGAGTTCGCGGCGAAAGTCCGTGGCGTCCGAGGGCAGTTCGGTCGTCGCCAGCACCTGGCCACCCCAGGCGGCCAGGCGGTCGCTGAACGCGCTCGCCGAGCGGGTGCCCGCGTCGGTAGCGGGGTGGATGATCGCCGCGTTGTACAAGCCGTTGCCGATGATGAAATCGGCCGCGTTGCGCGCCTCGTCCTCGGGTGAGAGGCCGAACTGGATCAGGTTGTCGACGGCGTTTCCGTCGTTCAGGTAGTTGAGCGAGAGCACCGGCACTTGCAGGTTGGCTGACGTGGCGAGCGCCAGCGCCGCGTTGCGGCGCAGCGGGCCGACCACCAGGTCGGCGCCGTCGACGACCGCGCGCTGGTAGGCCCCGAGCGAGCCGCTCGCGGCGTCTCCGACGTCGTAGACGGCGAGCGAAACCGGTGTGTCGCTCTCGAGCAAGGCGGTGATGGCCCCGTCTCGGATAGCACCACTGAACGACTGCAGCCGTTCAGTGAAGGGCAACAGCAGCGCGACCCGGTTCACCTGGCCAATCCGGATTGACGTGCTCGGCGCGCCGGCGAAGAGCGGCGTTTCGGTGTCGTCATAGGCGACCAACAGGGCGTCAGCCGGGTGGCCCGGGTAACGCGTCTTCCACGCGGCGACCGTGCTGTTGAGGTCGGCGCCGCGTTCCCGCACGGCGTCGATATCGAGCGCGAGCTGCAACCAGCCGCGCGGCAGGTCCTCGGTGTACGCGTTCAACAGGCCTGTCAGCGTGAGGGTGTCGAGCTCCGCCAACAGGTCCCAGATTTCGAGGTTGCGCGCGTCGCGGTTGGCGCCCCCCTCGAGGATGTCGAGGTTGATCAGCGACGCGAGGGCGTTGCCCGGCTGATTGGCGGCCTTGGCCGCGTCGGCTCGAACGCCGTGAAACCGCAGCAAGGCGTCCGGTGCGAGCACGCGCTCTTCCGCCGGCAGCGCGCGCAGCGCGGCGTCGGCGTCACCCGCGACCAGCAGCAGCCGGGCGTCCAGCACGGCGCGGCGGTGCGCGAGGTCTTCACTCGCCAGCGGTTCGAGCACGTTGGCGAGCACCGCGCGCGCGTCGTCGTAGGCCTGTTCATCAACCCGCAATTCCGCGGCGGTGAGCTGGAAGTGCTGTTGCTCGGCGATGTCGGTCGCGCGTTCGGCGAGCTGGGTGTAGGCTGCAGCCGCAGCGGCGAGGTCGCCGTCGGCCCGCAATTGCTCGGCGATCGCCGTGATCGCGTCGGGGCTGGCTTCCGTCGGTGTGGGCTCGACCGGCTGTCGCGTCGTTGGTGACTCGAGTTCCGGGACGCTGCAGCCGGCGATCAGCAGCGTGAGTGCGACGAGGCAGCTCGCCGGCAGGCGGGGTGTGCCGCCCCGGGGACGGTTGGCGATGGTGTCGCGCATGCGTGGTCGGACCGCTGATGTGATCGCACAGTTTAGTAGGATGCCCAGTGAGCGACAAAACCCCAGAGACCCTCGAGCCCGCCTTGTATGTGGTGGCGACGCCTATCGGCAACCTGGGTGATCTGTCGCCGCGCGCTCGAGAGGTACTGGCCTCGGTCGATCGGGTGTACGCCGAGGACACACGGCACAGCCAGCAGATGTTTCGTCGGGTCGGTGTAGCGGTCCGGGTGCGGTCCCTGCACCAACACAACGAGCGAGCCCGCGCCGACGAGGTGGCGGGCCTGGTCGCTGACGGGGGCGCCGTGGCGCTCGTCTCGGACGCGGGCACCCCGGTGATTTCGGACCCTGGTGGGCGCCTGGTTGACCACTTTCACGGGTTGGGGTTGGCTGTGCGCGCGGTGCCCGGCCCGTCGGCGGTTGTCGCTGCGCTGTCGGTCAGCGGTCTGTCCGCAGAGGGTTTTCGGTTCGGCGGCTTCCTGCCCGCCAAGGCGGGCGCGCGCGACCGGGCGCTGGCGGACGTCGCCGCGGTGGCGGACACATTGGTGTACTACGAGGCACCGCACCGGGTGCTCGCCACCTTGCAGGCCATGCGCGCGCAGTTCGGCGGTGCGCGCCGAGCGACCCTGGTGCGCGAATTGACCAAGCGATTCGAAACCACGCGGCGCGCCTCTCTCGAGGTGTTGTGCGACTGGGTCCAGCGCGACCCCGATCAGCAACGTGGAGAGATCGTGTTGGTCGTCGAGGGCTGCGCCGTCGGGGGGCGTGCCGATGCGCACGCGGCTGTGAACGTCGACGCGGTGTTGCGCGCGCTGTCCGGTGCGCTGCCGCCGCGCCAGGCGGCGAGCCTGGCAGCACAGGTCCTCGGCGGCGAGAAGAACCACTGGTACCGCGAGATTCTCGCCCGAAAACCCTGAATAGAGCGCATACTCAGCGCGGGAGTTGGCCAGACAACCGCAGCGCGCACCGCCGTGTTGAGGAAAGTCCGGGCTCCGGAGGGCAGGGTGCCAGGTAACGCCTGGGGGGCGCGAGCCCACGGAAAGTGCAGCAGAGAGCAGACCGCCGATGGCCCTGTCAGGGGCACAGGTAAGGGTGAAAGGGTGCGGTAAGAGCGCACCGCGCGGGTGGTAACACGCCGTGGCACGGTAAACCCCACTCGGAGCAAGGCCAAATAGGGAGGCACGGTGTGGCCCGCATCGCCTCCGGGTAGGCCGCTAGAGGTCTGCGGTGACGCAGATCCCAGATGAATGGTTGTCCACGACAGAACCCGGCTTACGGCCAACTCCCCCTCTTTCCTCGGGCGCCGCGCGGAGGCAGGGCCACCTGCAGGTTGCCGGCCAGTGTGTTGGCTGTGCGGCAGCCGTCGCAACGGCACTCGCCCTTGCGGAGGGCGCCATCGCGGCAGTCACAGCGGCGGCGCTTCCCCCGGTCCGCAATCCCGCGTTACGGGCCTGACCCGGGACCGTCCGCTCAGCCTGTACTTGAAGTGATTTTTCAATAGTCCGTGTAAGCGCATGAAATCCAAGGAAATGGACTTGGAGCCTTTGGATTCGCTGTCAGGGATGTCGCTAAGTGCTTGTGCTGTCTGCTTTTTTTTTGCCGCAGAAACCCCAAACGGTCCTTGACCGCCTCTGTCGAGGTCACATATAGTTCCCGCCGTGGAGAAAAGTGGGTTATGGCGGTAAATAGGGGCAAATTGTGGGAAATTCGGCTCAGTGAGCATCGGTTACTGCGGCATGTCCAGTGTGGGGCTGGACGCCAAAGGCCGGTTGTCGATTCCGACCAAATACCGTGAGCAGCTCTTGGCTGACTGCGACGGTTGCCTGGTGCTCTCTCTGGATCGGTCTCCTAATTTGTTGATGTTTCCGCTGCCAGTTTGGGATGTGTTGCAGCAAGAGCTGACGAGTATAGGTGCCAGTGACAAAGCCGTGCGG
This genomic window from Pseudomonadota bacterium contains:
- a CDS encoding ClpXP protease specificity-enhancing factor, translated to MTSSRPYLIRAMFDWIVDNNLTPYLLVDTTRDGVEVPMDYVDEGRIVLNIGPGATRNLELGSSEITFSARFNGQAMWVTAPVAAVSAIYAKENGQGMMFSDDGDNGPGGDVVDSHAGSSPDDDGPDDDGPKRPQLRIVK
- a CDS encoding cytochrome bc complex cytochrome b subunit, with product MADAKKGAFMTWVDDRFPFTETMQYHMTKYYAPKNFNFWYYFGVLSMVMLVIQIVTGIFLTMNYKPDGAKAFASVEYIMRDVNFGDILRYMHSTGASFFFIVVYLHMFRALLYGSYQKPRELIWVFGMVIYLCLMAEAFMGYLLPWGQMSYWGAQVIINLFNTIPWIGPALTEWIRGDYIVSDITLNRFFAFHVIALPLVLAALVFLHIVALHHVGSNNPDGIDIKKNKDENGVPKDGIAFHPYYTVKDTFGLSVFLTFFFAVVFFMPEMGGYFLEHANFIPADPLKTPEHIAPVWYFTPFYAMLRAVPPIAGSAFPGVLVMFGAIIVLFFLPWIDRGKVRSIRYRSALYKVLLGLFAVSFIVLGYYGIQPPSFWGTLLSRICTFYYFAYFALLWWMSGNENTKPVPERVTS
- a CDS encoding cytochrome c1 — translated: MKRVTTWVFVATLSLLAPQLVLAAGSKYPLESPQIDVGNERSLQRGAKTFVNYCMTCHSLAYMRYARVAEDLGIPPKLVEDNLIFAADDEGNPLKVTSMMESGMSTDYGKQAFGVAPPDLSLTARSRGEAWLYTYLKSFYVDEGRAGLGSNNAVLKGSAMPNVLWQLQGHQAPVYSDDGKELIGVELVNEGSQSPREFDKTITDLVNFLSYAAEPGQERRRAMGFWVILFMLVFSCLAWVLKKEYWRDVH
- the rsmI gene encoding 16S rRNA (cytidine(1402)-2'-O)-methyltransferase — protein: MSDKTPETLEPALYVVATPIGNLGDLSPRAREVLASVDRVYAEDTRHSQQMFRRVGVAVRVRSLHQHNERARADEVAGLVADGGAVALVSDAGTPVISDPGGRLVDHFHGLGLAVRAVPGPSAVVAALSVSGLSAEGFRFGGFLPAKAGARDRALADVAAVADTLVYYEAPHRVLATLQAMRAQFGGARRATLVRELTKRFETTRRASLEVLCDWVQRDPDQQRGEIVLVVEGCAVGGRADAHAAVNVDAVLRALSGALPPRQAASLAAQVLGGEKNHWYREILARKP
- a CDS encoding YraN family protein, translating into MTSRARGLAAERQARHWLEQRGLRHIESNYRCAMGEIDLVMRDRDTLVFVEVRYRRNAAFGGAAVSVTAPKQRKLKRAVEHYLVARAVSARRPCRIDVLALQAADDAECTVEWIQNAVVGEG
- the petA gene encoding ubiquinol-cytochrome c reductase iron-sulfur subunit translates to MTEADTGAVDPDGPDPKRRRLLTLGVAGVGVAGVAALAAPMLSSFAPSRRAKAAGAPVEVDISKLEAGQMMTVEWRGKPVWIVNRTDEALASLGEVTGELADPASEMPQQPEYVSDETRSIKPNMMVMLGVCTHLGCAPTYRPEIAPPDLGADWLGGFFCPCHGSKFDFAGRVYSGVPAPTNLEVPPHSYVSDTLVLIGVDQEAA
- a CDS encoding glutathione S-transferase N-terminal domain-containing protein; amino-acid sequence: MTLFSVPTDLHSHRVRVVLFEKDIVVEIEDVDPNALPEEVLEVNPSKAMPTLVDRELVLYDSRVICEYLDERFPHPPLMPIDPLSRAQARLALYHIENDWYPLAHQLETAGEKKRTEARKQLREHLTNSAEIFGAKPFLFSDEFSMIDVTIAPLLWRLPKYGVDLPAKAKPINEYAERIFKRDGFSASLTELEREMR
- a CDS encoding penicillin-binding protein activator — translated: MRDTIANRPRGGTPRLPASCLVALTLLIAGCSVPELESPTTRQPVEPTPTEASPDAITAIAEQLRADGDLAAAAAAYTQLAERATDIAEQQHFQLTAAELRVDEQAYDDARAVLANVLEPLASEDLAHRRAVLDARLLLVAGDADAALRALPAEERVLAPDALLRFHGVRADAAKAANQPGNALASLINLDILEGGANRDARNLEIWDLLAELDTLTLTGLLNAYTEDLPRGWLQLALDIDAVRERGADLNSTVAAWKTRYPGHPADALLVAYDDTETPLFAGAPSTSIRIGQVNRVALLLPFTERLQSFSGAIRDGAITALLESDTPVSLAVYDVGDAASGSLGAYQRAVVDGADLVVGPLRRNAALALATSANLQVPVLSLNYLNDGNAVDNLIQFGLSPEDEARNAADFIIGNGLYNAAIIHPATDAGTRSASAFSDRLAAWGGQVLATTELPSDATDFRRELSTLLLTDQSLARRRSLEAALGTKLTFETTPRQDIEALFIPVSPALGRLLKPQLDFHGAERIPTVSTSLVYAGRPRAETDRDLNQVFFNDIPWLLNGEAGEQVARQTAKALGVDDGPLARFFALGHDAMTLALNLPALSTGSVSALGGETGTLTLVDGRVRRQMPFAQFNRGLPRRVEFTYPGEPVPAVPEDSFGAGDLFDSQPIDPRTETAPALD